TCTGCTGGTAATAAACATAGGGGGTTCTGTGCCCAGCCCCCAGACGCCTCCCCAGGGCTGTTACATGGCTGAGGAAGCCGGTGAGCGAACCTTCCGCTGCAGTCAGGCAGGCCTGAGCTCTGTGCCCACTGGCATCCCCAATGACACCCGCAAGCTCTACCTGGATGCAAACCAGTTGGCATCGGTACCAGCTGGAGCTTTCCAGCACCTGCCTGTCCTAGAGGAGCTGGATTTGTCCCATAATGCCCTTGCCCACCTCTCAGGGGCTGCTTTCCAGGGCCTGGCAGGCACTCTACGCCACCTTGATCTCTCTGCCAACCAGCTGGCCTCGGTGCCTGTGGAAGCCTTTGTGGGGCTTCAGATCCAAGTGAACCTGTCTGCCAACCCATGGCTCTGTGACTGTGCTCTCCAGGAAGTCCTCCGGCAGGTGAGGCTGGCACCGGGCACTGGGGCAGGCATCGTGTGCGGCCCAGGAGCCCGACCAGACCATGTGGGACAGGAGTTCCTGCTGCTGGCCAGGGAAGAAGAGCTGTGTGGGACAGGGCGAGGTGGGGCCCAGAAGAACACGGATGTGGCCCTGCTGGTCACCATGGGAGGCTGGCTGATCCTGGTGACAGCTTATCTGATCCACTACGTGTGGCAGAACCGGGATGAGACCCGGCGTCCCATCAAACGGGCCCCCGTGCTGCCCGTGCACTCCGAGGACTCCTCCACCCTCAGCACCATGGTCTGATGAGCAGAGTGTCCCTCACTCCCAGCCCTGTGCCCTCGTCTTTCCTTTGCACCCTCTGTTCCCTGGACTGCCCCATTCCATCCCAGCCCTCAGTTCACCCCACCACTCTGTCTCCCCTATATAAGTCATCTCTCTCTtgcacaacaccatttctggtagCTGGATTTGGGAGATACCTACTCTGTACCTGGATTGTGCTAGACTCAAAGAACAAAGTTGCCAAGCCCTCCGTCCTCCCCAGCCCACTTGTCACAAGgaggtgatggaacagagaatgACCCTAGGTGATTTGCGCAGGTCGGAGCAAATGCCTATGGGAACACAGTGGAGGGAGCCTGGGCCTGACTATGGGTGACCTCAGGGGCCTTGCCATAGACCTGTGTGAGCTGATGCTCAAagaatgaaaacacacacactggctcacacctaaaatcctagctacttggtaggctgaACATGAGATGATCACAGTTGAAGGCCAACTCAGGCCTGTTATCTCAGGTTACAAGGGGCTAAGATTGAGAGAATTTCTGCATCAGACCAGCCTGGCCCATGAGACTGTCTTCACAAAGAGAATCTGGACAGGTGATgcatgcctgtggtcccagcaGCAAGAAGAACCCCAAAAGTAGGCAGATAGTGGCTCAGGTATGCACCTGAGTGGGAAACagggccctatctcaaaaataaccagcaaaaaccagggctagagccatggttcaagtgatagggcaccaaCCTAACAAGAATAAAACTGTAAatccaaaccccagtatcaccaaaaaaaggtggaagaggagaaggatgacTTTGGGCACAAAAGAGAGAGGGTTGGAAGGCTATGTATCTAAGCAAAGAAGAGAGTTAGACACCAGTGGTTGTAGAGGCTGATAACAGGAGGATCTTGGTTAGAGGCCAGGTGGGGGcaaaaatatccatgagactccacaGAGTGAAGCTGGGTAGTGATAGTGCACTCTTGTGCACTATGACTGGGAAAGCTAAAAGTAGGTGAACTAAGGTTCAGGAAtaggaaatgagaccctatcctaaaaacaaccagtgaaaaacagctggaggtacTGCTCAGCAATATTATCtcagcctagcaagcttgaggccctgatttcaaacaccAGTGCTAGGGACAGACAGGGCgtggggggagaaaaaggaagatatGAGACAAACTGAAACATTTGAACAGTAACAAGACCTCCCTTGGAGCTGGAAGACAATGGTACAGTGAGGTGAAGGGTGAGGGGAAGTTAGATTAAGCTATAGGTGAGGCCAGAAAGCTAgggtatgtggggctgggaatgtggcttagtggtagagtgcttgcctagcgtgcgtgaagccctgggttcgattcctcaatgctacataaacagaaaaagctggaagtagcgctgttgttcaagtggtaaagtgctagccttgagcaatagaagcttagggacagtgcccaggtgtgcACGCaccccttctttttttgtttctagtagcaggacttgaactcagggtcagcttgctcatggctggcacttgaccacacgagccccacctcctccccacacTTCTGGCCTTCTTTGTCCACAGGCTCCTCCCAATGTCCCCTCGCTCAAGGTCCTCCACTTTCTTTCTGCCCTCTTCTGTACACACTAAGCCCTTTCCCTTGAGAGAAAGGTAGATTCCTCTAGGACTGAGCTGGAGATCAGGGACTGAAGAACCAGGGTCCAGGGGGTTGACTCCCAACACCGCTGAGCAATTCAATAAAGTCTGGCAAACGCCCCTCACCTCTTTCTTCTTGTTCGTTTTTCTGAATGTGTGCTGcctggctgcgggggggggggggggcgcggggcagtGGGAAGAATGTTGAGCTATTTccccccactttctctcctcctctatgCTGGGGTGCTCCCACTGGGCTGAAGGCCAGCTCCTCCATGCCTgcctcccagcccccaacaccagAGTCTGACTATCCGAAATCCAGGGTCTGTAGGGCATTAGGGAGGATGACACTGGAATGATGGAGGCTGAAAGGAAGTCTAGAGGGAGGGCCAGCaagaaggagggtggggggggggcatcattTGTCAGTTAGTCTGCAGAGTCTGCCCAACCAGCTTCCCCAGAGCTGGGACGAGAACAGGAAAGCTCTTGGTAGTCTGTCTTTTCTCTAAGTGGAAGTGTGAGTAGAGTTCTAGGAGAAACCAGAAGTGTATTAAGTTAatacacaaggggctgggaatgcggcttagcggtagagtgcttgcctagcatatatgaagccctgggttttggttggttgtttttttttaaaactgtattttttttttgtcttttcttttttggtactggggatcgaacccaggacgttgtacttgctaggtaagcactttgccactgagctacatcccagcccgaaagccctgggtttgattccgcagtatcacatacacagaaaacgccagaagtgggcgctgtggctcaagtggcagagtgctaaccttgataaaaaagaagccagggacagtgctcaggccctgagtccaagccccgggactggcaaaaaataaaaataaataaagttaataCATGGCTCCTTGGTCTGGGGAGGCCAGGGAGGCTAAAGAAGGGGGGCATGAGATACACCCCTACTACCAAGGAGGCTTCTCTAGAAATGGAA
This sequence is a window from Perognathus longimembris pacificus isolate PPM17 chromosome 17, ASM2315922v1, whole genome shotgun sequence. Protein-coding genes within it:
- the Lrrc3c gene encoding leucine-rich repeat-containing protein 3C, coding for MLLSAASFLPLLLVINIGGSVPSPQTPPQGCYMAEEAGERTFRCSQAGLSSVPTGIPNDTRKLYLDANQLASVPAGAFQHLPVLEELDLSHNALAHLSGAAFQGLAGTLRHLDLSANQLASVPVEAFVGLQIQVNLSANPWLCDCALQEVLRQVRLAPGTGAGIVCGPGARPDHVGQEFLLLAREEELCGTGRGGAQKNTDVALLVTMGGWLILVTAYLIHYVWQNRDETRRPIKRAPVLPVHSEDSSTLSTMV